A region of Streptomyces cinnamoneus DNA encodes the following proteins:
- a CDS encoding ArnT family glycosyltransferase, producing the protein MTTTLPTAAAPAAAPPTAPTPLRPVLRLRRSRPDLLLCGALLAAVLLVQGWNTPGFPALSDDEGTYLAQAWAVQQGEGLAHYTYWYDHPPLGWIQLAALTWPASLFSPGTLTVAPMRGAMLLVTAASAVLVYVLGRRLGLAPWAAGLGMLLFGLSPLAVVLQREIFLDNIAVMWILLAFCLAASPRRHLWHHFGAGLAAAVAVLSKETMLVVLPALLVTMWRHSHRDTRKFAVTGAVTACGLVGLAYPLFALLNHELFPGPGHVSLIEGVRYQMSRAGSGFLLDSGSSAHAVLRSWLYYDRVLPLCGLAAAVLLLVAARCSRTGRALAGPALAAVILALVALRPSGYLPAMYVVQALPFLALALAAAATAATGALLRTRPEGGPRWRAVRWGAVGVLAATAAALVVPRWYDGDRTAMTTDANAPYRGAAHWLRDRDHVADPAGTRVLADDAIWLDLVHAGYRPGTGAIWFYKADLDPAVAATLPRGWRDVDYVVASPTVRRDAATLPLVRAALEHSEAVASFGEGEDRIEIRRVAGAGRSLTKTKGEA; encoded by the coding sequence GTGACCACCACCCTCCCGACCGCCGCGGCGCCCGCGGCGGCGCCCCCCACCGCCCCAACCCCCCTCAGACCCGTCCTGCGACTGCGCCGCTCCCGCCCGGACCTGCTGCTGTGCGGGGCGCTGCTGGCCGCGGTCCTGCTCGTCCAGGGCTGGAACACCCCCGGCTTCCCCGCGCTCAGCGACGACGAGGGCACCTACCTCGCCCAGGCCTGGGCCGTGCAGCAGGGCGAGGGGCTCGCCCACTACACCTACTGGTACGACCACCCGCCGCTGGGCTGGATCCAGCTGGCCGCGCTCACCTGGCCGGCCTCGCTGTTCTCCCCCGGCACCCTGACGGTCGCCCCGATGCGCGGCGCCATGCTGCTGGTGACGGCGGCGAGCGCGGTGCTGGTGTACGTGCTCGGGCGGCGGCTGGGGCTCGCGCCCTGGGCGGCGGGGCTGGGCATGCTGCTCTTCGGGCTGTCCCCGCTGGCCGTGGTGCTCCAGCGGGAGATCTTCCTCGACAACATCGCCGTGATGTGGATCCTGCTGGCCTTCTGCCTGGCCGCCTCCCCCCGCCGCCACCTGTGGCACCACTTCGGGGCGGGACTCGCGGCCGCGGTGGCCGTGCTGTCGAAGGAGACCATGCTGGTCGTCCTGCCCGCGCTGCTGGTGACGATGTGGCGGCACAGCCACCGCGACACCCGGAAGTTCGCGGTGACGGGCGCGGTGACCGCCTGCGGGCTGGTGGGGCTCGCCTATCCGCTCTTCGCACTGCTCAACCACGAGCTCTTCCCCGGGCCCGGCCACGTGTCGCTGATCGAGGGCGTCAGGTACCAGATGAGCCGCGCGGGTTCGGGCTTCCTCCTCGACTCCGGTTCGAGCGCGCACGCGGTGCTGCGCTCCTGGCTGTACTACGACCGGGTGCTGCCGCTGTGCGGCCTGGCGGCCGCCGTGCTGCTCCTGGTCGCCGCCCGCTGCTCCCGCACCGGCCGCGCCCTGGCCGGCCCCGCGCTCGCCGCGGTGATCCTCGCGCTCGTCGCGTTGCGGCCGTCGGGCTACCTGCCGGCGATGTACGTCGTCCAGGCGCTGCCGTTCCTGGCCCTGGCGTTGGCGGCCGCGGCGACCGCGGCGACCGGCGCCCTGCTGCGGACCCGGCCGGAGGGCGGCCCGCGCTGGCGGGCGGTGCGCTGGGGGGCGGTCGGCGTGCTCGCGGCGACGGCCGCCGCGCTCGTCGTACCCCGCTGGTACGACGGCGACCGCACCGCCATGACGACCGACGCCAACGCCCCCTACCGCGGGGCCGCGCACTGGCTGCGCGACCGTGACCACGTCGCCGACCCGGCCGGCACCCGCGTGCTGGCCGACGACGCGATCTGGCTCGATCTGGTTCACGCCGGCTACCGCCCCGGCACGGGGGCCATCTGGTTCTACAAGGCCGACCTCGACCCGGCGGTCGCCGCGACCCTGCCGCGCGGCTGGCGGGACGTCGACTACGTGGTCGCCTCGCCAACGGTGCGGCGGGACGCGGCGACGCTGCCGCTGGTGCGGGCGGCGCTGGAGCACTCGGAGGCGGTGGCCTCCTTCGGCGAGGGCGAGGACCGGATCGAGATCCGCCGCGTGGCGGGGGCCGGGCGGTCCCTCACGAAGACGAAGGGGGAAGCATGA